Below is a genomic region from Persicimonas caeni.
GTTGATGCTCACCTGCTCGGGCAGCTCGAGCACGTACTCCCACAGCGTCGAGCTCATCAGCCCGATCATATACGAGGGCGCCACTCCGAAGTCGTTGGTTCGCGCGAAGATGTAGTACCCCATGCCCGCCAACGGGTGCCACATCTGGTTGAACAAAAACGTGTTGTCGTCGAAGCGAATCAGCTCGGTCGTCGAGAACTTGCGCTCGACGCCGTCGAGCGAGATCTCGAAGAACCAGTCCTGCTGGTTGAAGTCCTTCTGGGCGATGTACCAGACCCCGCCGAGGAGCAATTCGGTCATCACCTCGACGATCATGCGCCCGAAGTTGCGGTTGGGGTCACGGCCCAGAAAGACGTCGTACTCGTCCTCGAAGTTGATCCAGCGCCCGTCCGTGCTCAGGTACATCTCGCCCTTGAGCGGCGGCTCGCGTTCGACCTCGAGCGTGGCCACCTGACAGACGGGGAGGGTGATTTCGGTCAGCGTGGCGGCTCCGGCGGCGCTGATGGCGCGGCACTCGGTGAGTCGGTCACTTCCTTCGGGTGGGGTCGGCCATTCGGACGGCGGGTTCGCTCCATACGCGCTCGGCGCCCAGAGCAGCGCCGTGAGCGCCAGACAAACCATTACGACATGATACAAACGATACTGCATAGCGGGGCCAATATGTGACCGATGGGGTCATCTTCAACCAAGAAGGCGTCGGAGTGGAGCAAGAGCCTACCGTCGGGGCTCGCGCCGAACGCCTTGGGCGCCCAACTCCAACGGGATGTGGCGTACTCCGGGGGGAAGGTTCTGCAAGAAGGATTCCCACGCGGCATCGACGGGGCCGAAAGCCAGGGAAAAGTCGCCGCCGCCGGCTCCCGACGGCTTGACCGCGATGGATGCAGCTCGGGCGGGCTTGCGAAGCGCGCGGTGGGCGTCGATGACGATGGGCGCGCCGATTTGCTCTCCGAGTTTGGTGAGCGCTTCGTCGGCGGTGGCCGCGAGCTCGACAATCTCGGCCGTCCGCCCTCGGGCGAATGCTTCCAGCGCCTCCTCGGCGATGGCTGAAGTTCGGCACAGCGCGCGTTGCGTTGGGCTTGGCGCCTCTTGGAGGGCCTCTTCGCAGCAGCGCACGAAGCTCGTCGAGCGCGCAGGGCTTTCGAGCCAGAGCGCTTCGATGCGCAGGTCGTCGGGGAAGGAGAGGGCGCTCGAGACTTGGGCGTCGTCGGTGGTGACGTCGGCTGCGATGTCCTGGGGCACTTCGCACGCCGAGAACGGCGCGACGGGCTCGACGAGGCGGTAGGCGATGACGCCGCCGAAGGTCGACGAGGCGATGTCTGCGCCGCTCCCGCGGCCGCCCTGCAGGCTCCGGTGCGCGCGGAAAGCGTGCTCGAAGATGGCGGCGCGAGTTTTCGGGGCAATCCTTTCGTCGATAGGTTCGTCGCTCGAATCGAGCATGCACGCGGCGGTCAACGCGACGGTCGACGCAGCCGACGAGCCGAGTCCGAGCTTCTCGCCGGTCACATCGTCGAAGACGCTGCGCACGTCGGCGCTCAGCTGCGCCAACTGATATTGGCTGTGTCCGTGGGCGTCGAGTTCGGCGAGCACCTCACGCGGAAGCACGCCGGCGTCGTCCATCTGGGCGCCGACGACCTCGTAGCCGCTCGCTTCGGCTTGTCGATGGGCGAGCACGCGCCGGTCGGCGGCGGCCACGATGGACCAGCCGCCGGCGAGCACCCCGTACTCTCCGAACAAGAAGAGCTTTCCGGGCGCCGAAGTCGTCAAACTGCTCGAATGCATGGGCTCAGTCGGTCTCTTCGATGAGTCGTGCGCCTTCGCCGGGGTGGGTCACCAGCACGTCGCGCACGCCGTCGGTGTCGCGGAGCAGCAGCTCGCAATCGGTCTGGGACTCGGCGGGGCAGAAGACTTTGACCTGCGGGCCGGCGTCGATCGTAAAGAAGACCGGCAGGCCCTCTTTGCGCGCCTTGCGCACCCGGTGGATGAGGTCGACGGTGGTGCCGTTCCAGTAGATGATGCCCGGCTCGGCAGCCATCGCCGAGGCGTGCATGCGCAGGCAACTCGCCTCGGCGATACGCGCGAGCTCGTCGAAGTCGCGCTGCTCGATCGCCGCGCGTGCCCACTCGACGTCGAGCGAGACCGAGTCGACCCACTGGTCGTAATACGGCGAGGTCTGGTGCGTGCGCGTCATCCCCTCGGTCGAGCTGATATCCTTCTCGCCATGCGCGGTGACCGCGATGACGCAGCGAAGATCCCAGTGGTCGGCGCCGCAAATCGGCTCGGCGTAGGCGTCTTGGCCATCCTCACGGGTCCCTGCACGCATTTCGGCGAAGCCGCCGAAGATGCTACGCGCCGCGGAGCCCGAGCCACGCCGCGCGAGCGCCGAAAGCTCCGAGTCGGACAGGTCGAGTCCCGCCGCGTGCGTCGCCGCCACGGCGAGCGCGGCAAAACCCGACGCCGACGAGGCGAGGCCTGCGCCCGTGGGAAAATCGTTGTGGGAGACGACGCGCGCGTGCTCTCGGATGCCGGCCCGGTTGCGCACCAGGTCGAGGAAATGAGCGACGCGGTCGTATTTAGGCCCCTGATCGACGAGGTTGTCGTTCAACTCGACTACGTCGGCGTCGATGCCCCCGTCGAAGCTCACTGTCGTGCGCGTCTCGAGCCCGCCCAGGGTCAACGACACGCTGCCGGCTGCGGGCAGGTTGTACTCGATATTTCGCTTTCCCCAGTACTTGACCAGGGCAATATTCGGATGCGCAATCGCCGTCGCTTTCATATGCCTACCAATCTCAATGGTGCTAGGGGCTCCTCCCCGCGGCGTCCAGCCGGGGGGAGGTGTCGCGCGTTCGAGCGCGACGGAGGGGCCGCGTCAACAATCAAGGGACTCCAACC
It encodes:
- a CDS encoding mevalonate kinase family protein — encoded protein: MHSSSLTTSAPGKLFLFGEYGVLAGGWSIVAAADRRVLAHRQAEASGYEVVGAQMDDAGVLPREVLAELDAHGHSQYQLAQLSADVRSVFDDVTGEKLGLGSSAASTVALTAACMLDSSDEPIDERIAPKTRAAIFEHAFRAHRSLQGGRGSGADIASSTFGGVIAYRLVEPVAPFSACEVPQDIAADVTTDDAQVSSALSFPDDLRIEALWLESPARSTSFVRCCEEALQEAPSPTQRALCRTSAIAEEALEAFARGRTAEIVELAATADEALTKLGEQIGAPIVIDAHRALRKPARAASIAVKPSGAGGGDFSLAFGPVDAAWESFLQNLPPGVRHIPLELGAQGVRREPRR
- the mvaD gene encoding diphosphomevalonate decarboxylase — encoded protein: MKATAIAHPNIALVKYWGKRNIEYNLPAAGSVSLTLGGLETRTTVSFDGGIDADVVELNDNLVDQGPKYDRVAHFLDLVRNRAGIREHARVVSHNDFPTGAGLASSASGFAALAVAATHAAGLDLSDSELSALARRGSGSAARSIFGGFAEMRAGTREDGQDAYAEPICGADHWDLRCVIAVTAHGEKDISSTEGMTRTHQTSPYYDQWVDSVSLDVEWARAAIEQRDFDELARIAEASCLRMHASAMAAEPGIIYWNGTTVDLIHRVRKARKEGLPVFFTIDAGPQVKVFCPAESQTDCELLLRDTDGVRDVLVTHPGEGARLIEETD